The sequence below is a genomic window from bacterium.
GGGCGGAACGACGGCGCCACAATTCAGCTCCGGCTGCGAGCGATGCAAACGCACCCAGCAGGAAGAAGAAATAGATCACGCCGAGTGTACGATCCGGCGGATCGTCGCCAATGCTCCACGCCGCGGGGAAGAAACCCGCGTACCCGATTCCAACCGCAACGACCGGCATTGCCCAGAGCATCCAGCGCGGGCAGTTTGCGAGATACTGCGCCGACCAGCGGATCGCAAACGGCAGGGCCAGGATGCATGTGCCGATCAGAACGGGCTCGAACAACCAGGCGAGGATGTACTCCGTACCAAACGAAAAGGTCATACCCAGTGCACCGAAGATTCCGGGGTGGGACTCGACGGCTTCCATGCGTTGCGAATTACCCGGCGCGAGGATGACGATCGCTGCGCCCATGCCTGCTGCGAGCAATGCGGCAAGCCAATGGTATCGCGACTCGGCCCGCAGATAGAACTGCGCCGCGGTTCCGAGGGTCAGGATTCCACAGAGCAGGAACATGGTGGTTTCGTTCATTCCCGCCGTCAGGATTGCCAGGACGATGATCGGGATCGGCAGCCACTTCGGCGGCGAGTTAGCGGCTCGCACGAGCGTGGCGAGAAGCAGAAGCACGAGGATGCTGGCGGCGGTGTATGTTCCGGCGCCTTCGACCCAGTAGAAGGCCTGCGGAGGACCTGGGACGCTTGCCAGGAAAATGACCAGCGCTCCGGCGGCGGCGATGAGGATTTCGCGGCGGGACGCGAGGTTCCCGGCAAGTGTGCGAATCAGCACCCAGATCCCCCCGAACATCCCGAGCAGGTGACCGACCGGGACGATCCAGTAGAGATCGGGATCAAGCTTCGTGATTCCGAGGAATGCTGTGATCAGGATCGTCGAGGCCCATCGTCCGGACCATTCGAGGTACCAGTATTTCTGGACGGCCAGGAAGCCGTGCTCGCGGACACTGGCCGCGTAGGCGAAGTCGTCCGCCATCGGGTGACAGAAGAACGCCAGGATCAGGAACATCGCCGGAATGATCACGTACAGCGCCAGAATCACGGTGCGTGGGAGCTTTCGGGCGAAGAACTCGGCTGTCGGATTCGGCGCGGCCATTCGGTTTCCTTTCGTTGAGGAAAGGAGTAGGTGGGCCGCCGTACCGCCACAAGGAAAAGACGGCGGGGGAGGAGGGCCTCCTCGATGGGGTGCTTACTCTTGCGTCGCGATGCTCTTCTGTTCCTAATGGAGGTACGAACGGAACCCGAAGCGAAAGGACGGCAGGTCGGCCGGGCCCGCCGGTGAGAGCACGATGCACCGAAACTACCGAGTCAGCGATCTGGATCCGCGGCGGCTGTACGTCCTGCCGCTGGGGGTCGGGGATGCCTTCACGAGCCTGTTCTTCCACACGAGCTTCCTGCTGATCGCCGAGGGGAGGGTGGTGCTGGTGGACTGCCCCGCGCCGCTGCGGCGGATGGTGCACGATGCCGCACGGAAGGCTCGTCTGGACCTGCAGGTGCGGGACATCGATCACGTGATCCTGACGCATATGCACGGCGACCATTGCAACGGGCTGGAGGAGTTTGCGTTCTATAAGCGCTTTGTTCTCAATGCCCCAAAGCCGCATGTCTACATGCTTCCGGAGGTCGAAAAACCTCTGTGGGAGAAGCGGCTGTCGGGCGTCCTGGAGGAGATATCGATTCCCGGCACCGATGTGCCTGCTCGTCGGAAGATGGACGACTACTTCCAGATCCACCATTGGGAAGAGGATGAGTACCAGCACCTCGCCGAGATCGGGTCCGAGCTTGAGTTCGTGATCCGCCGAACGAAGCACTTCATCCCGTGCTTCGGGATGCGCGTCCGGCTGCACGATTTTTCCGTCGGGTACAGCGCCGACACGGCTTACGACCCGGAGCACATTGACTTCCTGAAGAGCGCCAACCTGATCGTCCACGAGACGGGGCATGGCTCCGGACATACGCCGTTGGACAAGCTGGCTGCTCTGCCCCACGATATCCGTTCAAAGATGTCCCTGATTCATGTGCCCGACGATTTGAACGTCTTCGATTGCAGCATACCCGTGATGAGCGAGGGATCGCTGTACGAAGTTGGCTCCGGACGCGATCCAAAGATTATCAACGAGGTCGCACAGCCTACCTGAGGCTGTCGACGATTGAGGAGAGGTAGTGGTCATGACTCGTCAAGTTCAGCAGACTTTCTACGTGGTGTTGCCCCATCAGCCGCCCGATGTCGGTGGGTCGGTGCGCCCGATCTCGCGCCTGGTGAAGGAAGAGGAAGAGCAGATCCGGCAGCGTTTGCTGATCCCGACGTTTCAGATCTTCCGACGCTATGCGAATCGCTCGAACGCCGAAGGTTTCCGGAATCAGCTGCACGCGCTCGGCGTAGAGACCTTCATCGTGTCGGACACGGAGTTGAAAGGGCACCTGTTCCTGTGGGCGAAGCGCGCCGACCAGGGCGCGGGCGGGCTGGCCATTCGCGACTTCAGCGATCAGCCGCTGTACTGTCCGTTCGAGGACTTGCGCGCGATCACGATCGGAACGGTGCAGCGCGAGGATGGCTCGAAGGTTCAGGTCATCGATTTGCAGAGGAAGTCCACACCGATCACACCGCGTATCGATACGTCGCTGTTCGATTTCGGCGCGATGATGAACCGCCAGGACGCCGGTGTGGAGCAGTTCCTGGAAGTGATCGAGACGGCCGCCGACATCAAGGTGGATCGGGACTTCGATGCCATCGCCGACCACATGCCCCAAGTGCGGGAAGCGTTGGCCTCGCATCCGGGCGAGTTTCCACCGGCGGCCGATGCTATCGAGGTCGCTTATGATCGGCCGTACATGAAGAGCTACAATCTGTACAGCTTCCTGTACCGCGCGCGGCTGATCAAGATGGACGAGTTGCAAGCGGGCGACGATCCTACGGGGAAGCACCGTCAACCCTAGCACATCGGAAAATGGAATCTATTCAATCAACTCCCGGTGCCTCTTCCCTCCTGATTTTGGCCGCGGCCGCCGGGCTGCTTTTCCTGCTGATCGTGGTGGTGGCGCTGGCGGTGTTGCTGCGTCCGAAACCACGCGAGGAATTTCCCTATGTGACCCAGCCGGTCATGACGGATGCCGAGCTGGCGTTCCACCTGGCGCTGGCGGACTGCGTGCCGACGGATACGATTCTGCTGTCCAAGGTGAGACTGGCGGATTTCCTGGAGGTGAAGGCTCAGCCCGGGGAGCACCTACGTTACTTCGGCCGGATCTCACAGAAGCACGCGGACTTTCTGCTGATCGATGCGGCGAGTTCGGACCCGCTGCTGGTGATCGAACTGGACGATGCATCGCATCGGCGATCGCAGCGCACGATCGACAGCGATGCATTCAAGGACAAGGCCTACGCCGCGGCAGGCATACCGATCCTAAGAGTGCCGGCGGCGCGACGGTACGACCGGGCCGATCTGGAAGAGAAGATCGCCGAAGCGCTGGAGGCGTGAAGGTCGTTAGCGGGGAACGCGTAGAAAGCCCATCCTAAGCAGGAAGAGGTTCCCATGAGCGAGCACGATGCCGGCGTTCCGTCACCGCCGCCGACGCCCTTCGAGCAGGAGCCTGACGGACCGGTTCCCCCTCTCGTAAGGGAGGATGCGCCGGTTGCGGAAAGTCAGCGCATCGACAGCCTCGATCTTGTGCGCGGCGCCGCGGTTCTCGGTATTCTGATCGTTAACGGGCTGAGCTTTGGAATGCCAACAATGTCCTTCTCGATTCCGGGCATCTGGGAACCGGCGGGTGGGATACACGCGATCGCATTCGCCTTTGTCTACCTCTTCGCGCTCGGGAAGTTCTTCTCGCTCTTCTCGATGTTGTTTGGCGCGGGCTTGTGGCTACAGACGAACAAGACGCTGCGAACGGGTCATTCGCCGGCGCCGATTTACTTGAAGCGCCTCGCCGTTCTGCTCTTCATCGGACTCATACATGCCTTTCTGATCTGGCACGGCGATATTCTCGTCGTGTACGCCGTGGTGGGCCTGATCGTGTTCCTGTTACGGAAGCGCTCGAACAAGTTTCTGCTTTGGACGGCGGCGATTCTGCTCATCGCGCCGATCTTCTGCTGCAGCGGTCCGCTCAGCCTTGGAGGGGCGGTCAATACAGAGGCCCAGCGTCTCAACATCCGCCACAAGGTCGCCGATATGGACGATCCGCCGCTGGAGTGGAAGGTTTTCCTGGAGGAGCACTTCCCTTCGAACTGGTCGGTGGCGGAGCCTTTCCTGGATGAACCCTTCAAAGAGCGAGTGGCATTGTATGGCCAGTATTACATGACGCCGCTTGGCGCCTCGCTGGAGGCGCACACTTTCGCCGATGGCCCCTGGGGAGAGATCATGGCGTTTCGAGGAATCTCGACCGTTTTCTTCTGGGTCGCCGGCGTTCTGATGTTCGGCTACTCGGTGCTGGCTTACATGCTGTTGGGGATTGTCCTGATGCGGAGTGGCATCTTCTCCAATCCGGCCGCCCATAAGCGCCTTCTCGAGCGGCTTGTGGTGTGGGGGCTTCCGATCGGATTCGGCATTCAGCTCGGTGCGCTTTACCTGGCCTACACGGACGATCCTGGATTCCACGCGCTGGCCGGCGCAATCCAGCCTCTCGGGGCAATCGGCATGACCGGCGCGTATTTCGGGATTCTGATGCTTGCCTGCCGGAGTGAGAAGTTCCTGCGCGTCATGGCGCCGCTGCGGGCCTGTGGGCGGATGGCATTGACGAACTACCTGATGGATTCCGTTGTCTTCACCCTGATCTTCTATTCGTATGGCCTTGGGTACTTCGGGCAGTTCGGTCCGGCGACGATCCTGCTGTTTGTGCTGGGAATGTGGATCGTTCAACTGACCCTGAGTCCACTGTGGCTGAAGGTGTTCCGCTTCGGTCCGATCGAGTGGCTGTGGCGCACGATCACCTACGGCCACTTCCAGCCGATGCTCCGTTGAGTCAGTAAGTCAGCAGGCCTGACGGTGCGGGTTCGGGCACGAATTCCAGATCGGCGATCGCGGGCACGTGATCGGACGCGACGGAATCGCTTGAATACAGGCCGTATTCAGTCAGGACATCGTTCGGAATATCCCGTGTGTAGAGACAATAGCTCTTCTTCAATGTCGCGGCATCTTCGCCAACGAGGATGAAATCCAGCTTCCCAGGGGCAAAGGATCCGTTCGGGTTCTGCCATGTGAACGCCTCTCGGGTGTGCGTGTGGCGCAGGGGAGCCGAAGTCAGAGAACCACGTTCGCGGGCGGGGGAGAAGTTCGGCCCATACGTAGCTTCGTTGATGAACGTGCCGTCTCGCAGAGTCTCCAACTGCCGCACGTAGCCGACCATATTAAAATCCCCGACCATCACGACGGCCTCATCTCCGGAGGTTGTGAATGGTCCTGTGTTCTCCATTGCATTACGCCAAACTTGAGACATTCGATCGTGTTCGCGGTCCCTGCCCGAATTGTCCTCGCAGCACGGTGTGTGTGCGTTGATCACAACGAGATCGCGGTTCGAGATCCCCGGCGGAAGGTCGATCAGGCTGACGAGGTTTCCATCCGAAGCCACCGAAGCTGCGATCGGCCACCGACTGACCGTGATGCAATCACTTACCTCGGCTGCGTACCAGTTGCCCTCGAGGGCATCGGCGACGAAATCGCGCGTTGTGGCAGCGGACCACCGGTAGACCTCTTGGAAGTTCACGATGTCCGGTTGCGTGGCCTGCAGGATTCGAGTGAAAGGTGCGGGATTCGAGTCCGGCGAGTCGCTGTGGACATTCCAACTCAGGATTCGGACGTCCGTGGCATCGATGCGGTCGATCGTGATTGGCTCGGCATCCGGCGCCCCTGTCGCAAATGAGTAGGAGACCGTGCCGGTATCCGGCGCGTAGTCACTCGAGCCAATCGCGAAGTAGAAGGAAACTGAGTCCGAGCCCTGAAGCGGCATTCGATCCCGTTCGAAGGCGATCTCGAATTGTGAGGCGGAATGGGTCGGGGCGCTGCGCACGCCGAAATCATTCTGCGAGGACCACACGGGCGATGTCGGTGTCTGGTAGTAGTAGATTCCCCGGTATCCGAAATAAGCGATCAGATCCGCCCCGATGCCTCGGGTTTGGAATCCCGTTTCGGCAGAGCCATCCGCATCGAGGAAGAGTTTCAGTTCATTTCCGGCCTCGGAACTGGGGTCGTTTTGGAGGATCGTCTCTCGGGTCACATCGACCCGGAAGTAGAGGAAGTCATCGTCGTTTGCTACGTAGATGGTGCCAAGATCCTGACCGGTGGATTCCAGGGCGTCGTCGACGACGGGAGTAGCGGCTCCCCAATCGTCGAACTGACCATCAACGATGATCGGAAGCGCTTCGGCGTGGAGTAGTAGCGGTTGGCAAGCGAACAGGCAGAAAAAGGTCAGCGCGATCCGGTTTGGTAGTGCCAATATGTACTCCTGTCTGTGTGGAACTCGTTCGCAGGAATTCTGTTCCGGCTTGGCGCCAAACAATTGTTTTGCTTGAATTCAGTGCGGCGGATTCTTCCTAATCACGAGGAACGAGAGAAGTATATACCCGTGTCGCACTTTGTGAAGCGGAATATTTGGGTGAATCGGATCATCGGGGCGGCGAAACCAAGATGAGAGGATCTCGCATTGTCTGGGTGTTGAGGTGGATGGCGGTGCTTATGGCACTCGTCTTCGTGGGGTGGGGTGCGGCTTTGCTGCGAGGAGCCCAGCGTGAGAAAGCCCAGGTTGCAGAGGGGGCTTTAC
It includes:
- a CDS encoding DUF2726 domain-containing protein, whose amino-acid sequence is MESIQSTPGASSLLILAAAAGLLFLLIVVVALAVLLRPKPREEFPYVTQPVMTDAELAFHLALADCVPTDTILLSKVRLADFLEVKAQPGEHLRYFGRISQKHADFLLIDAASSDPLLVIELDDASHRRSQRTIDSDAFKDKAYAAAGIPILRVPAARRYDRADLEEKIAEALEA
- a CDS encoding MBL fold metallo-hydrolase, producing MHRNYRVSDLDPRRLYVLPLGVGDAFTSLFFHTSFLLIAEGRVVLVDCPAPLRRMVHDAARKARLDLQVRDIDHVILTHMHGDHCNGLEEFAFYKRFVLNAPKPHVYMLPEVEKPLWEKRLSGVLEEISIPGTDVPARRKMDDYFQIHHWEEDEYQHLAEIGSELEFVIRRTKHFIPCFGMRVRLHDFSVGYSADTAYDPEHIDFLKSANLIVHETGHGSGHTPLDKLAALPHDIRSKMSLIHVPDDLNVFDCSIPVMSEGSLYEVGSGRDPKIINEVAQPT
- a CDS encoding endonuclease/exonuclease/phosphatase family protein, which codes for MALPNRIALTFFCLFACQPLLLHAEALPIIVDGQFDDWGAATPVVDDALESTGQDLGTIYVANDDDFLYFRVDVTRETILQNDPSSEAGNELKLFLDADGSAETGFQTRGIGADLIAYFGYRGIYYYQTPTSPVWSSQNDFGVRSAPTHSASQFEIAFERDRMPLQGSDSVSFYFAIGSSDYAPDTGTVSYSFATGAPDAEPITIDRIDATDVRILSWNVHSDSPDSNPAPFTRILQATQPDIVNFQEVYRWSAATTRDFVADALEGNWYAAEVSDCITVSRWPIAASVASDGNLVSLIDLPPGISNRDLVVINAHTPCCEDNSGRDREHDRMSQVWRNAMENTGPFTTSGDEAVVMVGDFNMVGYVRQLETLRDGTFINEATYGPNFSPARERGSLTSAPLRHTHTREAFTWQNPNGSFAPGKLDFILVGEDAATLKKSYCLYTRDIPNDVLTEYGLYSSDSVASDHVPAIADLEFVPEPAPSGLLTY
- a CDS encoding DUF418 domain-containing protein: MSEHDAGVPSPPPTPFEQEPDGPVPPLVREDAPVAESQRIDSLDLVRGAAVLGILIVNGLSFGMPTMSFSIPGIWEPAGGIHAIAFAFVYLFALGKFFSLFSMLFGAGLWLQTNKTLRTGHSPAPIYLKRLAVLLFIGLIHAFLIWHGDILVVYAVVGLIVFLLRKRSNKFLLWTAAILLIAPIFCCSGPLSLGGAVNTEAQRLNIRHKVADMDDPPLEWKVFLEEHFPSNWSVAEPFLDEPFKERVALYGQYYMTPLGASLEAHTFADGPWGEIMAFRGISTVFFWVAGVLMFGYSVLAYMLLGIVLMRSGIFSNPAAHKRLLERLVVWGLPIGFGIQLGALYLAYTDDPGFHALAGAIQPLGAIGMTGAYFGILMLACRSEKFLRVMAPLRACGRMALTNYLMDSVVFTLIFYSYGLGYFGQFGPATILLFVLGMWIVQLTLSPLWLKVFRFGPIEWLWRTITYGHFQPMLR